The following proteins are encoded in a genomic region of Dokdonia donghaensis DSW-1:
- a CDS encoding gluconokinase, translating into MSVVYVVMGVSGCGKTTIGKKLAAALNLPFYDADDFHPQANIDKMTSGKPLQDSDRWPWLDALAIKINTWSQAEGAVLACSALKEVYRERLYSDNVFAKAKQNFVYLDASFGTISKRLASRQNHFFNPSLLQSQYDTLEVPTYGIKVSVAQSTDQILTDILKEIEA; encoded by the coding sequence ATGAGTGTGGTATATGTAGTTATGGGCGTTTCTGGCTGTGGTAAAACCACTATAGGTAAAAAACTTGCGGCAGCTCTAAACCTACCATTTTATGATGCCGACGATTTTCACCCACAAGCAAATATTGATAAAATGACTTCTGGGAAACCTTTACAAGACAGTGATAGGTGGCCGTGGCTGGATGCGCTAGCGATTAAAATAAATACGTGGTCACAGGCTGAAGGTGCGGTTCTAGCGTGCTCTGCTCTCAAGGAGGTGTACAGGGAGCGATTGTATAGTGATAACGTTTTCGCGAAAGCAAAACAAAACTTTGTCTATCTTGATGCGAGTTTTGGGACTATAAGCAAGCGACTTGCATCAAGGCAAAATCACTTTTTTAATCCCTCGTTATTACAATCACAATATGACACACTTGAAGTTCCGACATACGGCATAAAAGTATCTGTTGCCCAAAGTACAGATCAAATACTTACAGACATTTTAAAAGAAATAGAAGCATAA